A single region of the Pueribacillus theae genome encodes:
- a CDS encoding ParM/StbA family protein, which produces MTNSRIAAVDVGNDSVKALFGKLDYELNLPNVIARDTEDRPVIGIEELNEKDPLDGIHIRVHSPALMDNNAIYRVGNLATKSGNATELDPGSSKSEEDQTLVMLFATLALDAVREENADIFKKTNQVVDASYLLGTGLPLREVKEGKDVGYRSRLLSSVHQVEFLVTPKYQGLKVNIKFDEVKVYPEGFAAYINLVMDNNLNIINRDLVDKRIIIQDIGGLSTDVAVIKNRNVDDDKAQGFNLGVAESLEEIREEIRSKHGIELDSRRDIVEIITRKNDRNHIMVKGSRTSVHDIVDRILLELAKKQYRHLRNTWQKNSQTEICYFVGGGSMVLKEYLKTLNNNLDGYNIAFFEDEKESIWMMANAYYKLISAFDKQKNAKAKGKEDNKKPVKN; this is translated from the coding sequence ATGACAAATAGTAGAATTGCTGCTGTAGATGTAGGTAATGATTCTGTGAAGGCATTATTTGGGAAGCTAGATTATGAATTAAATCTTCCAAATGTGATCGCACGAGACACTGAGGATCGCCCTGTTATAGGAATAGAGGAATTGAATGAAAAGGACCCGCTGGATGGCATACATATAAGGGTTCATTCCCCGGCATTAATGGATAATAACGCCATTTACAGAGTGGGAAATTTGGCAACAAAAAGCGGAAATGCAACAGAGCTTGATCCTGGAAGCAGCAAATCTGAGGAAGACCAAACATTAGTTATGCTGTTTGCTACATTGGCACTTGATGCTGTGAGGGAAGAAAACGCGGACATTTTTAAGAAAACAAATCAGGTCGTCGATGCGAGCTATTTGCTTGGAACAGGCTTGCCGCTCAGAGAAGTGAAGGAAGGGAAAGATGTAGGCTATCGCTCGCGGCTTCTAAGCTCTGTTCATCAGGTTGAGTTTTTGGTCACGCCTAAATACCAAGGTTTAAAAGTAAATATTAAATTTGATGAAGTGAAAGTGTATCCGGAAGGATTCGCAGCGTATATCAACTTAGTGATGGATAATAACTTAAATATTATTAATCGGGATTTAGTAGACAAACGCATCATTATTCAGGATATTGGCGGATTATCAACAGATGTCGCTGTTATTAAAAATCGTAATGTGGATGATGACAAAGCTCAAGGATTTAACCTCGGGGTAGCCGAATCGCTTGAGGAAATTCGAGAAGAAATTAGATCAAAACATGGCATCGAATTGGATAGCCGACGGGATATTGTTGAGATTATTACAAGAAAAAATGATAGAAATCATATCATGGTAAAAGGCAGCCGGACAAGTGTCCATGATATTGTTGACCGCATTTTGCTTGAATTGGCTAAAAAGCAATACCGCCACCTGCGAAACACTTGGCAAAAAAACTCGCAAACTGAAATCTGCTATTTTGTAGGCGGTGGGTCAATGGTGCTCAAGGAATATTTAAAAACATTAAATAATAATTTGGATGGATACAATATCGCTTTTTTTGAAGATGAAAAAGAAAGCATATGGATGATGGCAAATGCTTACTACAAATTAATTTCGGCATTTGACAAACAAAAAAATGCCAAAGCAAAAGGAAAAGAAGACAATAAAAAACCAGTAAAAAATTAA
- a CDS encoding ABC transporter substrate-binding protein: MEKLTVGLEWFINPDHLPMMIGLEKGWFQDAGLKIEMVEPEEHFDAIDEMKAGKMDIAITEPLHLVEDRAAGEDVVGFARFLHTNGGVMYIKGKEINRPKDLIGKRIQYPGAPGLGGLAIVKTMVESDGGSCSIEDFIPVNNGFYHTEALEKDLADAATLIFKNFEVTEAKLKGLNVDYFALKDWGIPDFCQLIFITSSEILNSKKETLKKFVKIIRKAIDFIYENEEEAKRIYFDYTKTESNDELAIETANATIPCFTYDFSMSSDYYGQLQNWLKKTGKINEAIDPAKYWTNKLNL; the protein is encoded by the coding sequence ATGGAAAAATTGACAGTGGGACTGGAATGGTTTATAAATCCCGACCATCTTCCGATGATGATCGGATTGGAAAAAGGTTGGTTTCAAGACGCAGGGCTAAAGATTGAAATGGTAGAGCCTGAAGAGCATTTTGATGCGATCGATGAGATGAAGGCAGGTAAAATGGATATCGCGATTACAGAGCCTCTTCATCTCGTAGAGGATCGTGCAGCCGGTGAAGATGTAGTTGGATTTGCAAGATTTCTACATACAAATGGTGGTGTCATGTATATAAAAGGAAAAGAAATTAACCGGCCAAAGGATCTCATTGGCAAACGAATTCAATATCCTGGCGCGCCGGGCCTCGGCGGGCTTGCCATCGTAAAGACAATGGTAGAATCTGACGGAGGCTCTTGCAGCATTGAAGATTTTATCCCTGTTAACAACGGCTTTTACCATACAGAAGCGTTAGAAAAAGATTTGGCGGACGCAGCTACGCTTATTTTTAAAAATTTTGAAGTTACTGAAGCAAAATTAAAAGGCCTTAATGTTGATTATTTTGCATTAAAGGATTGGGGGATACCGGACTTTTGCCAGCTTATTTTTATTACTTCTTCAGAAATTTTAAATAGTAAAAAAGAAACACTTAAAAAATTTGTAAAAATCATCCGAAAAGCCATCGACTTTATTTATGAAAACGAAGAAGAAGCAAAAAGGATATACTTTGACTACACAAAAACAGAATCAAATGATGAGTTGGCAATTGAAACAGCTAATGCGACGATCCCTTGTTTCACTTATGACTTTTCCATGTCTTCCGATTATTACGGCCAATTGCAAAACTGGTTAAAGAAAACAGGCAAAATTAACGAAGCGATTGATCCTGCAAAGTATTGGACAAACAAATTAAACCTATAA